GCCGCCGAGCGGCTGTCCGGCCTGCGGGACACCGTGCCCGTGGGCTCGACCCTCCCGATGAAGGCCGGTTCGGCCGCGCAGATCCTGATGGCCTGGGAGGAGCCCGAGCGGCTCCACCGCGGGCTCCAAGGCGCGCGCTTCACGGCGACGGCGCTCTCCGGCGTACGGCGCCGCGGCTGGGCCCAGTCGATCGGCGAGCGGGAGCCCGGCGTGGCCTCCGTCTCGGCGCCGGTGCGCGGGCCCTCGAACCGCGTGGTGGCCTCGGTGTCGGTCTCCGGTCCGATCGAGCGGCTCACCCGCCACCCGGGCCGGATGCACGCCCAGGCCGTCATCGACGCGGCCGCCCGCCTCACCGAGGCCCTGCGCCGCACCGGCTGACCCTTCCCTCCGTCCAGCCTCCACTCCCCCGGGCCGGGGGCGCGTACGACGCCGCACACGTCCGAACACGCGCCTCCCGGCCCGCACTTGTACCCGCGGGCCCGCGCGCCGGCCGGCTCCGGCCCGCCCGCGCGGACATGACGAAGAGGCCCTCCGCGATGATCGCGGAGGGCCTCTTCGATGCGTACCCCCGACCGGATTCGAACCGGCGCTACCGCCTTGAGAGGGCGGCGTGCTAGGCCGCTACACAACGGGGGCTAGCTGGTGGTGCTGTGTGATGCGCTGGGCTACCAGGACTCGAACCTAGAATAAGGGAACCAGAAACCCTCGTGTTGCCAATTACACTATAGCCCAAAGTGGTCTAGACCAGACCAACAGTACCCCCGACCGGATTCGAACCGGCGCTACCGCCTTGAGAGGGCGGCGTGCTAGGCCGCTACACAACGGGGGCCCTAGCGATCCTGCATCAAGACGTCCGGGTGCGACCCTGGAGATCTCGCGGGAAGGATCTGTACCCCCGACCGGATTCGAACCGGCGCTACCGCCTTGAGAGGGCGGCGTGCTAGGCCGCTACACAACGGGGGCAAAGCACTGCGTTTACTGCTTGTACTGCGCTGGGGTACCAGGACTCGAACCTAGAATAAGGGAACCAGAAACCCTCGTGTTGCCAATTACACTATACCCCACCAAAAGTCAACCCCTTGTCGGGGTTTTCCTTCGGGTGGCGCCTCCGTCCGGCCTTTCGGCCCGCTCCGGCGGCGCAGAAAGAACATTACCGGATGCCCGACCGTGCTCCAAAACGGGTATCGCCTGCCAGCAGCGGCGGAAGCCGGTCGAGGCCCCCGATGCGGTGGACGCCGTCGGGACCCGGTCCGCGCAGGCCGTCGCGGTCCAGCCAGATCGCCAGCAGCCCGGCGTCCCGGGCGCCCCGGGCGTCGATCTCCGGCTGGTCCCCCACGTACGCCACCTCCCCCGGCGGCAGTCCGAGCGCCTCGCAGGCCGCGAGGAAGGCGGCTGCCTCGGGCTTGCTCACGCCGAGCTCCGCGGCGCAGACCAGCACGTCGAAGCGGTCGCGCAGGCCGAGGTGGCGCAGCTTGGGGTCCTGGTTGGCGACGGAGGAGTTGGAGAGGATCCCGTGTCGGTAGCCGGCGGCGAGGGCATCCAGTACGGGCACCACGTCGGGGAAGAGCGCCCAGGCGGCCTTGTAGTGCTCGACGTAGCGGTCGAACCAGGCGTCCGCCGCGCGGTCGCCCAGGGCGGGCGCGTCGAGGAAGTCGCGCACCCGGTCGCGGCGCTGGCCCTGGAACCCGACCTCGCCGGCGGCGAACCGGGCCCAGTGCCGCTCGGTGATCTCCCGCCACCGGGCCAGCGCCCCGGCGGGGGTCCCGAACCGTGTGCCCTCCCCCAGCGCCTCAAGCTGCCGCACGAGCCCGGTGGCGTCGGCGCCGGTGTAGTCGAAGAGGGTGTCGTCGATGTCCCACAACACGGCACGGATCGGCATGGGACCGAGCCTACGCCGGGGGGCGGGCCGCGGTGGGCGGGAGGGGGAAGTCCGCCGGGAGGCGGGCCCGGCCCGGTGCGCGGGTCCCGGCACGCCGCGGGGGGCGGGCGCCGGAGTGCGGCGCCCGCCCCCCGCGGGACGTGGGTACGAAGCGGGCGGGGCTAGGCGGCGAGCCTGCCCAGGGCCGCGTCGATGCGGGACAGCGAGCGCTCCTTGCCCAGGATCTCCAGGGACTCGAAGAGCGGGAGGCCGACCGTGCGGCCGGTGACCGCCACGCGGACCGGGGCCTGGGCCTTGCCGAGCTTGAGGCCGTGGGCCTCGCCGGCGGTCAGGACGGCCTGCTTGAGGGACTCGGGGTCCGACCAGTCGGCCGCGTCGAGGTTCGCACGGGCCGTGGTGA
Above is a window of Streptomyces subrutilus DNA encoding:
- a CDS encoding HAD family hydrolase, with protein sequence MPIRAVLWDIDDTLFDYTGADATGLVRQLEALGEGTRFGTPAGALARWREITERHWARFAAGEVGFQGQRRDRVRDFLDAPALGDRAADAWFDRYVEHYKAAWALFPDVVPVLDALAAGYRHGILSNSSVANQDPKLRHLGLRDRFDVLVCAAELGVSKPEAAAFLAACEALGLPPGEVAYVGDQPEIDARGARDAGLLAIWLDRDGLRGPGPDGVHRIGGLDRLPPLLAGDTRFGARSGIR
- the ndgR gene encoding IclR family transcriptional regulator NdgR — translated: MDNSSGVGVLDKAALVLSALESGPATLAGLVAATGLARPTAHRLAVALEHHRMVARDMQGRFILGPRLAELAAAAGEDRLLATAGPVLTHLRDVTGESAQLYRRQGDMRICVAAAERLSGLRDTVPVGSTLPMKAGSAAQILMAWEEPERLHRGLQGARFTATALSGVRRRGWAQSIGEREPGVASVSAPVRGPSNRVVASVSVSGPIERLTRHPGRMHAQAVIDAAARLTEALRRTG